The genome window CCTGAAGCCCGGTTGCTGCGCTGGCTAACCTTGATCTGGGTTGTGCTGGGATTGGCGATGCTGTTTTCTGCCTCCTACCCAGTGGCCCAGAGAATCACCGGAGATGGGCTGTATTTTTTCAAGCGGCAACTGATTTGGGTAGGCTTGGGAGCGTTCAGTTTTCTGGCTTTGGTGCAGATCCCGCTGCGTCGGTGGTTCCCTTGGGCTGGGATCCTCTGCCTGTTGGGGATTGGCTTGGTTTGGGCCACCCATGTGCCTGGGTTGGGGGTTTCCCGATTGGAGGCAAGCCGTTGGCTGGATTTGAAAGTCATCCCGATCATCCAACCCTCGGAATTTCTCAAACCCCTGCTGGTTCTGCAAGGCGCCTGGGTATTTGGGCGCTGGTTTTATCATCCCCTCTGGTTCCGCTGTGTTTGGGTGAGCATTTTCGCTGTGGGTTTGTTGGGTATTCTCACCCAACCCAATTTGGGTACCACCGCCATTTGTGGCCTCACCCTCTGGATGATGGCCTGGACGGCAGGGATCCCGGCGCTCACCCTCTTCAGCACGGCAGGCTTGGGGGCAGCAGCAGCGGCACTGAGTATCCTCAGCAAAGAGTACCAACGGCGGCGGATCTTAGCTTTTTTGGATCCCTGGGCCAGTGCGCAAGGGGATGGCTACCAACTGGTGCAAAGTCTTTTGGCGATTGGGTCGGGGGGATTGTGGGGCAAGGGCTATGGGTTGTCCCAACAAAAGCTGTTCTACCTGCCCATCCAGTATACGGATTTTATTTTTTCCGTGTTTGCGGAGGAATTTGGCCTTGTCGGATCCCTCTCCTTTCTGGGGTTGCTCACCCTCTACAGTGGGGTGGGACTACGGGTGATGTTGCGCTGTCAGGAGCTGCCGATTCGCCTGGTGGCCTGTGGTTGTGTGGTGTTTTTGGTGGGGCAATCGCTTCTCAATATCGGGGTGGTGACGGGGGCCTTGCCGACAACTGGTGTCCCTTTACCGCTGTTTAGCCACGGGGGCAGCTCCATTTTGGCGGGGCTGATGATGGCAGGACTATTGGTGCGGGCGGCCCGGGAATCAGAATATTCAGGAATGGCGTAAACCACCCACGCGTGAATGTCTCGTGAATGTCCACTGACAAGGGATCCGTTGTCGGCTTCCTCATTCCTAGAAATCTGTGCGGAAAAATGGGTTGACGGGATCCCATCCCAGGATTATCCTAAACAAGGCTGAGGAGATTCTTTAGTGAGTCTGCCGGCTTTGTATTGGTAAAAGCTCTTTCGAGGAAAACGATCAACAATGGACACTTCTGGTAGTAGTCCTTGCGCTACGGAACAGGAATTTGTCCTTTCGGATGAAGACCCTGACGGGCCATTTGCTGGCCTAGTCTGCCCTAATTCTAGCTGGGGGCATTGGGTGATCGGGTTAATGAGCTTGCTAAGTTAGTTTTTGGCTTGGGGAGTTCATCTCGGTCAGCAATGAACCTAGCGACTGAGCAAAGCTCCCCCAGGGACTTCCCTGTACGGGTTGTGTATGAAGGCCGAGCGGCCTGACTCTGTTCAGAATTGGGGCGACTTTGGGTGTTGTGGAGGAGAAGTTTTCTCTATCTGCGCACCTTGTTTGTTTTGGTACAAGCCATGAGGGGATCCCGTGGGATCACCAGTTACTGGTTTGTTCGCTTTCAACCCCACCCCTAGCCTTTCTGCGCATCTTTATCTGCGTTGGCCCTCCCTGTTGTGGGGTCTGCCAGCGACCCATTTTTGCGTGAAGATTGCCGTTCATCTTGGCAGTCTTCGGCTTCTTTTCGTCTTTTTCACCTCAATCTTCAGCCAAAGTATAGGGCTCCATTCTGTTCGCCGTTACCCGGCGAGAGATCGTTTTTGTGAAAGGACAAACCCATTCATCCTAACCCGAACAACCCATTGGAGGTACATCATGCGGCAAAACATTCTTCGGGATCTGCTCAATCCCATCTCTCTAGAGGCGGCCAAGCGGGAAGCCAACAGTGCTCCTATTGCTGAGCTGGTGCAACAACTGATGGAAATTTCCCCTCGGCAGCGAGTATTGGCCTTTCGGCTCTTGGAAAAGGACAAAGCCATTGCTGTGTTCGAATATCTGCGGGCCGAGGAGCAGGCGGATTTGATCCGTACCATGGAAAATCCGGAGGTGATCCGGCTGCTCGAAGCGCTTCCCCCGGACCGGCGGGTACGCCTGTTTGAGGAGTTGCCGGCCAAAGTGACCAAGCGATTGATCGCCAACCTCAGCCCCGCGGCCCGAGAAGCAGTCAACATCCTCTTGGGCTACCCAGAACGCAGTGCCGGTCGCTTGATGAACTTGCGCTACTTAGCGGTACGCGACAACATCACGGTCGGAGCAGCGCTGGCCAGTGTGCGGGACTCGCAACTGGGGGATGACGAGCTGGATGTGATCTTCGTGGTGGATGACCAACGCTTCTACCGGGGCTTGGTACGGACGGTGCGGCTGGTCAAAGTGGATCCTGACCTGCCGATTCGCGCCCTGCTTGAGGGATCCGACTGCGTGGTGCGGGT of Thermostichus vulcanus str. 'Rupite' contains these proteins:
- a CDS encoding FtsW/RodA/SpoVE family cell cycle protein, encoding MATTSAPAAKPSRDPCPWNPEARLLRWLTLIWVVLGLAMLFSASYPVAQRITGDGLYFFKRQLIWVGLGAFSFLALVQIPLRRWFPWAGILCLLGIGLVWATHVPGLGVSRLEASRWLDLKVIPIIQPSEFLKPLLVLQGAWVFGRWFYHPLWFRCVWVSIFAVGLLGILTQPNLGTTAICGLTLWMMAWTAGIPALTLFSTAGLGAAAAALSILSKEYQRRRILAFLDPWASAQGDGYQLVQSLLAIGSGGLWGKGYGLSQQKLFYLPIQYTDFIFSVFAEEFGLVGSLSFLGLLTLYSGVGLRVMLRCQELPIRLVACGCVVFLVGQSLLNIGVVTGALPTTGVPLPLFSHGGSSILAGLMMAGLLVRAARESEYSGMA